Proteins encoded together in one Vitis vinifera cultivar Pinot Noir 40024 chromosome 4, ASM3070453v1 window:
- the LOC100242385 gene encoding bark storage protein A, with protein MRNYEVVVMLLCAAMIMHAQEGNGALIREETQEMIDEANRNGPYLGLVIPNLFEMNPLLQSPNYTASNLTIDFAGRRFRFGTIADKKVILVMTGLSMINAGITTQLLLSTFDIEGVVHYGIAGNANPSLNIGDVTIPQYWAHTALWNWQRYGDGPEDEIALEENGDYTREIGYLKFANYTVNVSSSSSYDNLLNNVWYQPEEVFPVDGTPEEREHAFWVPVDSLYFQLSQNLLALELEGCVNSTTCLTETPKVVSVLRGTSASIYLDNAAYRAFIYDKFQVSPVDMESAAVALICLQQRVAFIAFRALSDLAGGGSAQSNEAATFTSLAANNSVTVVVEFIKQLSAASFHASFVS; from the exons ATGAGAAACTATGAAGTTGTTGTGATGCTTCTCTGTGCTGCAATGATAATGCATGCACAAGAAGGAAATGGTGCATTAATACGAGAAGAAACCCAAGAAATGATCGATGAGGCTAACAGGAATGGACCTTATTTAGGGTTGGTCATCCCTAACCTCTTTGAGATGAACCCTCTTCTTCAATCTCCAAACTACACAGCCAGTAACCTAACCATAGATTTTGCAG GTAGAAGGTTTCGATTTGGGACCATTGCTGACAAGAAAGTCATATTGGTCATGACAGGACTGAGCATG ATAAATGCAGGAATAACTACCCAGCTATTGTTGAGTACCTTTGATATAGAAGGAGTAGTGCACTATGGGATAGCTGGGAATGCAAACCCATCTCTGAATATTGGAGATGTCACCATTCCTCAGTATTGGGCTCATACTGCTCTTTGGAATTGGCAG AGGTATGGAGATGGGCCTGAGGATGAGATAGCTTTGGAAGAAAATGGGGACTACACCAGGGAGATTGGGTACTTAAAGTTTGCAAATTATACAGTAAATGTGAGCAGCAGCAGTTCCTATGACAACCTGTTGAACAATGTTTGGTATCAACCAGAGGAAGTGTTCCCTGTGGATGGAACTCCTGAGGAAAGGGAACATGCCTTTTGGGTTCCTGTTGACTCCCTCTACTTTCAGCTTTCCCAAAACCTATTG gcTTTGGAGCTGGAGGGGTGTGTGAACTCAACCACATGTTTGACTGAGACACCAAAGGTGGTGAGTGTATTAAGAGGAACAAGCGCAAGCATTTATCTAGACAATGCGGCTTACCGTGCCTTCATATACGATAAATTCCAGGTAAGCCCTGTGGACATGGAAAGCGCAGCGGTTGCACTCATCTGTCTGCAGCAGAGAGTAGCCTTCATCGCCTTCCGGGCTCTTTCCGACTTGGCCGGAGGTGGGTCTGCCCAGTCAAATGAGGCTGCTACCTTTACTTCTCTTGCCGCTAACAATTCCGTCACTGTTGTGGTTGAATTCATTAAGCAACTGTCCGCAGCCAGCTTCCACGCCAGCTTTGTTTCTTAA